TGCTTTCCGTATCAGGGTGCAGCTGCTGTACATTTTCAGGACTTCAATGCTGAGGTCATACGTTGTCTAACCATTCCCAATGTAAATGCAAATCTTTTGGAAAATAATCAACCCTCAGTAGCAAACGTGAGCAATTCTGGTGGTGAGCTTCGTTTCTTTGCTGGTGACTGGAGTGAAATCCATAAACTTCTTCCCCATGTACAAGAGAATGAGAAGGATCTAAACCATAGCTCAGGGCATGGTCAAATTGCTAGTTATGATATTATCTTAATGGCAGAGACGGTTTACTCAATCTCCACTCTCCAAAGCCTTTATGAACTTATAAAGAAGGTATCAGTTTACGGAGTCCTAGACTAcctatttttggcattttgaaaTTAAGTAGTTGCTTGAGCTCTAAAAGCTTGTAATTCACAGTGCACAAGCTGTCCTCATGGAGTTGTTTATATGGCGGCAAAGAAGCATTATTTTGGAGTGGGTGGGGGAACACGGCAGTTCCTGTCTCTGGTGGAGAAAGATGGTGAGTCAGATCTGCTTAAAGTTTTTTCACAGAAAATTCCGAAGGAAATATATgacataaaattttcacattcgTTTCTCTCCCTTCCCTTAGGCTCCTACGTGTCAATGGTAAAGGAAGCAAAAACATTGACAGCATGCCACTGTAATGCATGACCAGCCTTTGCCTTAGTGATAAGTCTTGTACACTTTcaattactttcttaaaaaatgatttcttgGACAAAAAACCTATACAGCCCAAGAGCATGAAGACTCggaaaatttgtttattatgtaGTCTTTATGTCATAGATCCATAGTTAATATTCCCCATATACACACTATATGTAATTCCAAGAAGATATATAGTTCACGAGTTATGCATCCATGCTTGACGTTTGGTTCTTGTCATGGttgaattttggtgaaatgtaCTCACATGGTGCAGAATACCTGTTAAATGGTCCCCTTTTTCCTCTCTTCAGGTATTATGGCAGCTAGCCTGGTTGCCGAAGTCGCAGATGGTTCGTCCAATGTTCGAGAGGTATGGAAGCTTTCGTTTGTGTAGATCTGGATTTTGAGTTATGTGGCTGGAAGCAATCATTGTCCAACTAGCATTTGACAAATTTTAGTATTTCTCATaggctttttcaaatttttatagttgggtttttgtttttattaattgttattaCTATTATCATTGGTGTTAGTCTTAGTAACCTGGTGTTTCTCTATTATTATGCTTTAAATCTTTGTGTGCATTACAATTTTGGTTGGCCAGTTTACTTGAGGAAGTGATCGGttatattattgatatgatgtgatatgCCCCAATTGCATAAATGAGAACATCTATTTGCAAGTctgcttttttttaataattaagataaattccacagcaagtggtgtatttatttttatatgcagaatTGTAAGCAGTTAAGAATCTCAGAATTAAGCAACAATACATAACTCTGCCTGTGTCTATGCTACATGGTTAGTTCCAAGATGTTGGTGTGTCAATATGGTTGGTTTAATCTAATCTGAATGTTGAACAACGTTGACAGctgatttaatttaattgacATTCAAGGCAAGGCTTTTGAAAgcaaattctatttatcattcattttaccatcttcttctcaatattctatgatgtggcatcaaatGATTGGTTTACAAGTTAGGCAACATGTAgtctccaaattttttttttttttgataaaacaaatTGCATATAGTAATAACGGACATTACAACTTTAACTTGAAACATTCATTACAAACCAACTACAATACTAATGGCTCCCCAGTATACAACTGTGATTGACATGGTTTAGTCTATGCTGCAAGCCTCTCTCAAACCATTTGAGAGACAACATAATTATGTCCAAAATAGGGTTAAACAAACTCCATATTCAGTTAAAGACGGAGTAGAGGAAACTCTCTATGGACAAAAGTCCAAGAGACACTCTATAGATGATAAAAGGACGTAACAGAAAGTCTCCAATTATTTAATACCCTATAATTGGATGGTGGAAGGTTGATGATAAAAAGGGATTATGGATGGCATTATTCTTTTTGAAATACATGTCAATCTATGTTTACGTCTGTTAACATTATGTCACCATTAGAATACATCACTTCACTGATATACATGGATTGCAAATTTAATGTGAAAACAACAATTTATTCTCTCAAAACGTCCCTTCTTTTGCAATATAACCAACAACTTATTAAAGTTGCTATGTAGTCCTATGTTTTTGGAATTGCAGTTGCAATGTATCCCTTATTAAGATctaacctaaaaaataaaagaagagtaaCTTCTAGCAATAGTTTATATAGTTTGGTGTTTGAAACcaagaagtggaaaaaaat
This window of the Juglans regia cultivar Chandler chromosome 12, Walnut 2.0, whole genome shotgun sequence genome carries:
- the LOC109011700 gene encoding histidine protein methyltransferase 1 homolog, encoding MAANSQKPGFEMFRLFSSSDKAGLGFLDSPETPQPPPPPCVEVLSSEISASLKYTVEPLNLGELTLLKGRVNTQEVFGLSNSDLVPGKYEGGLKLWEGSLDLVKALCSEVKNGNLSFCGKRVLELGCGHGLPGVFACLEGAAAVHFQDFNAEVIRCLTIPNVNANLLENNQPSVANVSNSGGELRFFAGDWSEIHKLLPHVQENEKDLNHSSGHGQIASYDIILMAETVYSISTLQSLYELIKKCTSCPHGVVYMAAKKHYFGVGGGTRQFLSLVEKDGIMAASLVAEVADGSSNVREVWKLSFV